The Prunus persica cultivar Lovell chromosome G7, Prunus_persica_NCBIv2, whole genome shotgun sequence genome has a segment encoding these proteins:
- the LOC18769600 gene encoding vacuolar protein sorting-associated protein 35A, with amino-acid sequence MISDGVEDEEKWLAAGISGLQQNAFYMHRALDSNNLRDALKYSAQMLSELRTSKLSPHKYYELYMRAFDELRKLEMFFKEEARRGCSIIDLYELVQHAGNILPRLYLLCTVGSVYIKSKEAPAKDVLKDLVEMSRGIQNPVRGLFLRSYLSQVSRDKLPDIGSEYEGDADTVKDAVEFVLQNFTEMNKLWVRMQHQGPAREKEKREKERSELRDLVGKNLHVLSQIEGVDLELYKDTVLPRVLEQVVNCKDELAQFYLMDCIIQVFPDEYHLQTLDILLGACPQLQPSVDIKTVLSQLMERLSNYAASSTEVLPEFLQVEAFSKLSNAIGKVIEAQVDMPIIGVVTLYSSLLKFTLHVHPDRLDYADQVLGSFVKKLSGKGKIEDSRATKQVVALLSAPLEKYNDIVTALKLSNYPRVLEFLDSGTNKVMATVIIQSIMKNTTHVLTAEKVEALFELIKGLIEDLDGTPDDEVDEEDFKEEQNSVARLIQMFSNDDSEEMFKIICTVKKHILTGGPKRLPFTVPPLVFSSLKLVRKLQAQDENPFGDEASTTPKKLFQLLTQTIEALLNVPAPELALRLYLQCAEAANDCDLEPVAYEFFTQAYILYEEEISDSKAQVTAIHLIIGTLQRMHVFGVENRDTLTHKATGYSAKLLKKPDQCRAVYACSHLFWVDDQETMKDGERVLICLKRALRIANAAQQMSNATRGSTGPVALFVEILNKYLYFFEKGNPQITVASVQSLIELITTELHSDSTSPEPATDAFFASTLRYIQFQKQKGGAVGERYESIKV; translated from the exons atgatCTCGGACGGAGtggaagatgaagagaaatGGCTGGCAGCGGGAATCTCCGGCCTTCAACAAAACGCCTTCTATATGCATCGCGCTCTG GACTCGAACAATCTCAGAGATGCCCTCAAGTATTCAGCTCAGATGCTTTCGGAACTTCGAACCTCGAAGCTTTCCCCTCACAAATACTACGAACTCT ATATGCGAGCGTTTGACGAATTGAGGAAATTGGAGATGTTCTTCAAGGAGGAGGCTCGGCGCGGTTGCTCCATTATCGATCTCTATGAGCTTGTGCAGCATGCTGGCAACATATTGCCCAGATT GTATCTTCTCTGTACAGTAGGATCTGTGTACATCAAATCTAAGGAGGCTCCTGCCAAGGATGTTCTGAAAGATCTCGTGGAAATGTCCAGGGGCATTCAGAATCCTGTACGTGGGCTTTTCTTAAGGAGTTACCTTTCTCAAGTGAGTAGGGATAAATTGCCTGATATTGGTTCTGAATATGAAGG AGATGCTGACACTGTCAAGGATGCtgttgagtttgtgctccaaAATTTCACTGAGATGAACAAACTTTGGGTGCGGATGCAGCATCAG GGACCTGCCCGGGAAAAGGAGAAACGGGAGAAAGAAAGGAGCGAGCTACGTGATCTT GTTGGTAAAAACCTGCATGTCCTCAGCCAGATAGAAGGTGTCGATCTGGAGTTATACAAGGATACAGTACTTCCGAGAGTCTTGGAGCAG GTTGTCAATTGTAAAGATGAGCTTGCACAGTTTTATTTAATGGATTGCATAATTCAAGTCTTCCCGGATGAGTACCACTTGCAAACTCTTGATATATTATTGGGTGCTTGCCCTCAACTTCAG CCATCTGTTGATATCAAGACAGTTCTATCCCAATTAATGGAAAGGCTCTCAAATTATGCTGCTTCAAGTACAGAAGTGTTGCCTGAGTTTTTACAAGTAGAAGCTTTTTCCAAACTGAGCAACGCTATTGGAAAG GTGATTGAAGCACAAGTTGACATGCCTATCATAGGTGTTGTAACTTTATATTCATCTCTTCTTAAATTCACCCTCCATGTGCACCCTGATCGACTCGATTATGCTGATCAAGTGTTG GGATCATTTGTTAAGAAACTTTCTGGAAAAGGGAAAATTGAAGACAGCAGGGCTACAAAGCAAGTGGTTGCTCTTTTAAGCGCTCCACTTGAGAAATACAATGATATTGTCACTGCTTTGAAGCTTTCAAATTATCCACGTGTCCTAGAATTCCTTGATAGCGGAACAAATAAAGTCATGGCTACTGTTATAATTCAAAGCATTATGAAAAATACGACTCATGTTTTAACTGCTGAGAAG GTTGAGGCATTGTTTGAATTGATAAAAGGACTTATTGAGGATTTGGATGGAACTCCTGATGATGAG GTTGATGAAGAGGATTTCAAGGAGGAGCAAAATTCAGTTGCACGACTTATTCAAATGTTCTCTAATGATGATTCTGAAGAGATGTTCAAG ATCATATGTACTGTGAAGAAGCACATCCTTACTGGAGGACCAAAGCGTCTACCTTTTACTGTCCCTCCCCTAGTTTTCTCTTCTCTAAAG TTGGTTAGGAAATTGCAAGCCCAGGATGAGAATCCTTTTGGAGATGAAGCATCAACCACACCAAAGAAACTTTTTCAGCTCTTGACTCAG ACTATTGAGGCTCTGCTGAATGTTCCAGCACCTGAACTGGCATTACGGTTATACTTGCAATGTGCGGAG GCTGCAAATGACTGTGATTTGGAACCTGTTGCATATGAATTCTTCACCCAAGCATATATTCTTTACGAAGAAGAAATTTCA GATTCAAAAGCACAGGTGACTGCAATTCATTTGATTATTGGGACTCTCCAGAGGATGCATGTATTTGGTGTTGAGAACAGGGATACTTTAACTCACAAAGCCACAGGG TATTCGGCGAAGCTTTTAAAGAAGCCTGATCAGTGCCGAGCTGTTTATGCTTGCTCGCATCTCTTCTGGGTTGATGATCAAGAAACCATGAAGGATGGAGAAAG GGTACTGATTTGCCTAAAGCGAGCTTTAAGAATTGCAAATGCTGCCCAACAGATGTCCAATGCAACTCGGGGTAGCACCGGCCCAGTGGCGCTCTTTGTTGAAATACTGAACAA GTACCTATATTTCTTCGAGAAGGGGAACCCACAGATAACTGTTGCTTCAGTCCAAAGCCTGATTGAATTGATCACAACTGAACTGCATAGCGACTCGACCTCACCAGAGCCGGCTACAGATGCTTTCTTTGCCAGCACACTGCGGTACATCCAGTTCCAGAAGCAGAAAGGTGGCGCAGTTGGTGAAAGATACGAGTCCATCAAAGTGTGA
- the LOC18770818 gene encoding putative mediator of RNA polymerase II transcription subunit 26 produces MSRCFPYPSPRYVKKGINDEALIESIKLQREDGKAEKEKKREKKREKKEKKARENGELENKKHGHKKRHKDERHQEDEKGRDHGKKRKHEIENLDKSTLTEEHEHPVGSQNSSDSTVDSNKRPKQKSYPDGMHNSASIFRIRLPLQRHKDPEVLLREEQPCQLPIQKHKDPQMLPSQEQPSRLSLQRHKDPQVLPSQEQPSRLSLQRHKDPQVLPSQEQPSQLSLQRHKDPQVLPSQEQPYRLSLQRHTGPQMLPSQQQPSRLSLQRHKDPQVLPSQEQPCSASGRTDNAFVQGMHEAAPRQGRDEGQHRCSTFGNSGKEVPVRLGKEKLRATGSASLSITSKYTELIENWDQHPLLQSFPMDVDDQGWLFETKQNRSCMADERIFVSGSLSYGDSASWPCARELPEADIYTLPFTVPF; encoded by the exons ATGTCTCGGTGCTTTCCGTATCCCTCTCCTCGATACGTGAAGAAGGGGATCAACGATGAGGCCCTAATCGAATCGATTAAG CTCCAAAGAGAAGATGGAAAGgccgagaaagaaaagaagagagagaaaaaacgagagaagaaagaaaagaaggctaGAGAAAATGGGGAGCTTGAAAATAAGAAGCACGGTCATAAAAAAAGGCACAAAGATGAAAGGCATCAAGAAGACGAGAAAGGTAGAGACcatggaaagaaaagaaagcatgAAATAGAAAACCTTGACAAGAGTACCCTTACTGAAGAGCACGAACATCCAGTTGGTTCCCAGAATTCTTCTGATAGCACTGTTGACAGCAACAAAAGGCCGAAGCAGAAATCGTACCCTGATGGCATGCATAATTCTG CAAGCATTTTCCGGATCCGGTTGCCTCTCCAAAGGCACAAAGATCCTGAAGTGCTACTCAGAGAGGAACAACCTTGCCAGTTGCCTATTCAGAAGCACAAAGATCCACAAATGCTACCCAGCCAAGAACAACCTTCCCGGTTGTCTCTTCAAAGGCACAAAGATCCACAAGTGCTTCCCAGCCAAGAACAGCCTTCCCGTCTGTCTCTCCAAAGGCACAAAGATCCACAAGTGCTTCCAAGCCAAGAACAGCCTTCTCAGTTGTCTCTCCAAAGGCATAAAGATCCACAAGTGCTTCCAAGCCAAGAACAGCCTTACCGACTGTCTCTCCAAAGGCACACAGGTCCACAAATGCTACCCAGCCAACAACAGCCTTCCCGGTTGTCTCTCCAAAGGCACAAAGATCCGCAAGTGCTACCCAGCCAAGAACAGCCTTGCTCTGCCTCGGGAAGGACTGATAATGCCTTTGTACAAGGAATGCATGAAGCTGCTCCTAGACAAGGCAGAGATGAGGGACAACATCGCTGCTCTACTTTTGGAAATTCTGGCAAAGAAGTCCCTGTCAGACTTGGTAAAGAAAAGCTCCGAGCAACTGGTAGTGCTTCACTTTCTATAACATCGAAATACACAGAGCTAATTGAAAACTGGGATCAACATCCTTTGTTGCAAAGCTTTCCCATGGATGTTGATGATCAGGGATGGTTGTTTGAGACAAAGCAGAACCGGAGCTGCATGGCTGATGAACGAATATTTGTGAGTGGCAGCTTGAGCTATGGAGACTCAGCGTCTTGGCCATGTGCTCGCGAGTTGCCCGAGGCCGATATATACACTTTGCCCTTTACAGTACCGTTCTGA
- the LOC18770688 gene encoding heavy metal-associated isoprenylated plant protein 27 encodes MGLLSKVYELCDCSHSHERLKKNKQLQTVEIKVRMDCEGCERIVKKSVQGMKGVTQVEVDRKLSKLTVIGYVDPNKVLHRVRHRTGKKADLWPYVPYDVVPHPYAPEAYDRKAPPGYVRNVLEDPVASAIARASSTEVKYTTAFSDDNPNACVVM; translated from the exons ATGGGTCTTCTGAGTAAAGTCTATGAGCTTTGTGACTGCTCTCACAGTCATGAGAGgctaaagaaaaacaagcaaTTACAG ACGGTGGAGATCAAAGTGAGGATGGACTGTGAAGGGTGTGAGAGAATAGTGAAGAAATCAGTGCAAGGCATGAAGGGAGTCACACAGGTTGAGGTGGACCGCAAGCTGAGCAAGCTCACCGTGATTGGCTATGTGGACCCCAACAAGGTATTGCATCGTGTCAGGCATCGGACGGGGAAGAAGGCTGATTTATGGCCCTATGTACCGTACGATGTTGTTCCGCATCCGTATGCTCCGGAGGCTTATGACAGGAAGGCCCCACCTGGGTACGTGCGGAACGTCCTGGAGGATCCGGTGGCCTCGGCTATCGCACGTGCCAGCTCCACTGAAGTGAAGTATACGACGGCGTTTAGCGACGACAACCCAAATGCATGTGTGGTCATGTAA
- the LOC18769971 gene encoding uncharacterized protein LOC18769971 produces MGGKVSKQSKKDDVVLLCRERKRQLNLAVKRRYAFADAQCEYNKSLSAVAAAIRSFVESNSSPSDSDSEPTKNTNAYPSSDSGISRSSSSEIDREKKLQENSDDREEVEENRDHNAGTDGEEFGLVLLNDEAVREGRELLEALKEVEVQFLRAYHSSLDVTRMLGTNTDQMQSALEETEENSSKLKKSRSVSSILSSSSSRKSLLRSSTRSSSTITHLNGGLFDDNGAMGSKCHSLTLGMLYVLEQKLYEEVKAGEETRRLFDRKCSQYSRNQGHGLKTEDKIRVELHSRISVAKGSAESTFEKIRKLRDEELQPQLIELLQGLMKNWKIMSETHETQHRIMSEVKYVSGSSYEKLCNDNSHQLAATHEFEAELQNWRARFASYVSSQKEYIEALDGWLHKLVAPESEADSDMWSSLRSCRVGMLPSTQICENWLASINKLPHKAVASAMENFGKDVQALMVRQAKDHQQKRKIDGLAKELHWQASVFYWERRIMGLKRYEEKEWHERLKKMENKVIEFKTRLNSKKEKLHTSVEETQNITVNGFQTGFSSVFKSLTEFSKSVVEMYDGLIRFNENGMKIDDQSSHLASIHVEADDQSSRAPSIRVEADDQSSRAPSIRVEADDQSSQAPRIRVEADDQSSQPPRVDVEADEIKNIHKGKGHKKMHRGHKK; encoded by the exons ATGGGTGGCAAGGTCTCTAAGCAAAGTAAAAAAGACGATGTGGTTTTGCTTTGTCGGGAGAGAAAGCGGCAGCTGAATTTGGCTGTGAAGAGAAGGTATGCGTTTGCAGATGCACAGTGCGAGTATAACAAGTCGCTGTCAGCAGTGGCAGCTGCTATAAGGTCGTTTGTAGAAAGCAATTCCTCTCCATCTGATTCTGATTCTGAACCAACCAAAAACACCAATGCTTACCCTTCTTCTGATTCTGGAATTTCTAGAAGCTCTTCTTCAGAGATAGACAGAGAAAAAAAGCTGCAAGAAAACTCAGATGATAGAGAAGAAGTTGAAGAGAATAGGGATCATAATGCTGGGACTGATGGGGAAGAATTTGGGTTGGTTTTGCTGAATGATGAGGCTGTGAGAGAAGGGAGGGAATTGTTGGAAGCATTGAAAGAGGTTGAGGTCCAATTCCTTAGGGCCTATCATTCCAGTTTGGATGTTACCAGGATGCTAGGCACCAACACGGATCAAATGCAATCTGCCTTGGAGGAAACTGAAG AGAACTCaagtaaactcaaaaaaagCCGCTCCGTCTCATCTATATTATCTTCGTCTTCCTCCCGAAAAAGCCTCCTTAGATCTAGCACCAGAAGTTCTTCAACAATCACCCATTTGAATGGTGGTCTCTTTGATGACAATGGAGCAATGGGATCCAAGTGCCATTCGTTAACACTAGGGATGCTATATGTTTTGGAGCAAAAACTCTATGAGGAGGTGAAG GCTGGAGAGGAAACCAGAAGATTATTTGATCGAAAATGCTCCCAGTATTCGAGAAACCAAGGACATGGCCTAAAGACTGAAGACAAAATTCGAGTTGAATTGCATTCCAGAATTTCGGTTGCCAAAGGAAGTGCGGAATCaacatttgaaaaaattcGAAAACTGAGAGATGAGGAGCTGCAACCACAACTTATTGAGTTGTTACAAGG GCTgatgaaaaattggaagatCATGTCAGAAACTCATGAAACCCAACACAGAATCATGTCCGAAGTGAAGTATGTAAGCGGTTCATCCTATGAAAAGTTGTGTAATGACAACTCACACCAACTTGCTGCTACTCATGAGTTTGAAGCAGAACTTCAAAATTGGCGTGCTCGCTTTGCTTCTTATGTTTCTTCACAAAAAGAATACATTGAAGCACTTGATGGTTGGCTACATAAGCTTGTTGCTCCTGAAAGTGAAGCCGACTCCGATATGTGGTCCTCGCTACGGTCGTGTAGAGTTGGCATGCTGCCATCAACTCAAATTTGTGAGAATTGGTTAGCTTCCATAAATAAGCTGCCGCATAAAGCAGTGGCTAGTGCCATGGAAAACTTTGGCAAGGACGTCCAAGCATTGATGGTTCGACAAGCCAAGGATCATCAACAAAAGAGGAAGATAGATGGGCTTGCTAAAGAACTTCATTGGCAGGCTAGTGTATTTTATTGGGAGAGAAGGATTATGGGACTTAAGCGTTATGAGGAAAAGGAATGGCATGAGCGGTTGAAAAAGATGGAGAACAAGGTGATTGAGTTTAAGACAAGGCTAAACTCAAAGAAGGAGAAACTTCATACAAGCGTGGAGGAGACACAAAATATTACTGTGAATGGATTCCAGACGGGGTTTTCGTCCGTGTTTAAATCCTTAACCGAGTTTTCAAAGAGTGTTGTGGAAATGTATGATGGCCTTATAAGATTCAACGAGAATGGAATGAAGATAGATGACCAAAGTAGCCACCTAGCAAGCATTCATGTTGAAGCCGATGACCAAAGTAGCCGAGCACCAAGCATTCGCGTTGAAGCTGATGACCAAAGTAGCCGTGCACCAAGCATTCGCGTTGAAGCCGATGACCAAAGTAGCCAAGCACCAAGAATTCGTGTTGAAGCCGATGACCAAAGTAGCCAACCACCAAGAGTTGATGTTGAAGCCGATGagataaaaaatatacataaagGAAAAGGACACAAAAAAATGCATAGAggacataaaaaataa